A portion of the Candidatus Pristimantibacillus lignocellulolyticus genome contains these proteins:
- a CDS encoding MFS transporter, translating into MNEKQTTLNNGAMASEKPRLWTKQFITLSLASFLLFLNLQMLLSSFSMHIKGNLNGGDMQVSLATSAFAITAIIARLLTGRWIKRWSKDIVLTVGLMVAAISTVLSALPESVAPLLVMRAIYGFGFGVGSTIIPTLVTQIIPPKRMGEGIGYFGLSTSLAMSIGPATGMSIMKASGFTTLATIGAGAVVCMIPMLFIAGVYNLRSNKINTLTELAEGQNNNRFEKVPLNKVSSQQVVHTHAQQQEKKSSLRDIMIFPIYFPAILNVLLSITYSGILSFIAVYGEQLNLSQVGLFFLFNALTILMVRPIAGKIFDRKGPIIVLIPAAIFVIVSMIVLSYTTSMGLLIVSALLYGVGFGSIQPTLQAWMLRSTSKEDYGTVNGLFYNATDLGVSLGAIILGIIVTFTSYEMMYRLSSICMILFVIGVIIYAKKRKKS; encoded by the coding sequence ATGAATGAAAAACAAACAACACTGAATAATGGAGCGATGGCAAGTGAAAAGCCACGCTTATGGACGAAGCAATTTATTACTTTATCATTAGCTTCATTTCTATTATTTCTTAATTTACAGATGTTATTATCATCCTTTTCTATGCATATTAAAGGAAATTTAAATGGTGGAGATATGCAGGTTAGTCTTGCAACAAGCGCATTTGCGATTACCGCCATTATTGCGAGGCTATTGACGGGACGTTGGATTAAACGCTGGTCGAAAGACATTGTACTTACAGTAGGGTTAATGGTTGCCGCCATTTCAACTGTTTTAAGTGCATTGCCTGAGTCAGTAGCGCCACTATTAGTGATGCGCGCAATATATGGATTTGGCTTCGGTGTGGGTAGCACTATTATTCCTACATTAGTCACGCAAATTATTCCGCCCAAACGAATGGGTGAAGGCATTGGTTATTTTGGACTTTCAACAAGTCTAGCTATGTCGATTGGTCCTGCCACAGGGATGAGTATTATGAAAGCTTCGGGTTTTACCACATTAGCGACAATTGGAGCGGGAGCAGTCGTATGTATGATTCCGATGCTATTTATAGCAGGTGTTTATAATCTTCGATCTAATAAAATAAATACGTTAACTGAGTTAGCGGAGGGTCAGAACAACAACCGATTTGAGAAGGTTCCTCTAAATAAAGTATCTTCACAACAAGTTGTTCATACACATGCACAGCAACAAGAGAAGAAAAGTAGTCTACGAGATATTATGATCTTCCCGATTTATTTCCCAGCAATACTTAATGTTTTATTATCCATAACTTACAGCGGTATATTAAGCTTTATTGCAGTATATGGTGAGCAGTTGAATTTATCACAAGTTGGACTATTTTTCTTGTTCAATGCGCTAACAATACTAATGGTGCGCCCGATCGCCGGTAAAATATTTGACCGCAAAGGTCCGATTATAGTACTCATTCCTGCAGCGATCTTCGTTATTGTAAGTATGATTGTACTATCTTATACAACATCAATGGGATTACTTATTGTATCTGCATTATTATATGGGGTAGGATTTGGTTCCATTCAACCGACACTACAAGCATGGATGTTGCGCTCTACTAGCAAAGAGGATTACGGTACAGTGAATGGTTTATTCTACAACGCAACGGATCTTGGGGTATCACTGGGAGCAATTATTCTTGGTATTATCGTTACGTTTACTTCCTATGAAATGATGTATCGATTATCATCGATTTGTATGATTCTATTTGTAATTGGTGTGATCATCTATGCAAAGAAGCGTAAAAAATCATAA
- a CDS encoding glutathione peroxidase, which yields MSIYNYLARKSNGDLVSMQTYKGQIMLIVNTASKCGFTYQFEELQRIYKKYNNNNFTILGFPSNQFGNQNPEDGAESARSCQLNFGVEFPMYDVVDVNGETTHPLFNFLKHEVDPRPIDQSNVQEAFLIDKINSMYPDYLLGHNIRWNLTKFLVNADGKVIKRFEPTDSILEIENIIEQLINVK from the coding sequence ATGAGTATCTATAATTATTTGGCTAGAAAATCTAATGGCGATCTTGTTTCTATGCAAACATACAAGGGGCAGATTATGCTGATCGTTAATACAGCAAGTAAGTGTGGTTTTACATACCAGTTTGAAGAGTTACAACGTATTTATAAAAAATATAATAATAATAACTTTACGATTCTGGGCTTTCCAAGTAATCAATTTGGCAATCAAAATCCAGAAGATGGTGCTGAATCAGCACGTTCATGTCAACTAAATTTTGGTGTCGAATTTCCAATGTACGATGTTGTGGATGTGAATGGTGAAACAACACACCCTCTGTTCAATTTCTTAAAACATGAGGTCGATCCTCGCCCTATTGATCAATCAAATGTTCAAGAAGCGTTTCTAATAGATAAGATTAACAGTATGTATCCAGATTATTTGCTAGGACACAATATTCGATGGAATTTAACAAAATTTTTAGTTAATGCAGATGGAAAGGTAATTAAGCGCTTCGAACCAACTGATTCTATCTTAGAAATTGAGAATATTATAGAACAACTCATAAATGTAAAATAA
- a CDS encoding response regulator, with translation MYTVLLVDDEPLVLEGLRFMINWESYGFRVCGEASDGEEALERIQELNPDLVVTDISMPIMDGLQLIEYSKQVLNTKGHFFILSGYDDFTFARKALTYGVFNYWLKPIDVEEIHTSLLKLHIEWSHRDYGEIVSSQSTNSNLGAVWNIPEVVDPLFEAEDRLLLAIINGNGAAIDEAAQLLCRQLELSFADDNKGSKVFLSNVLLELSWKVLEGQRTFPDEEGKRGLPLPMLPNSLDRWLDVLTTFAHKVAEQLAWQRSVNGTAWEAARLIRERYHEPLQLQTIARILHFQPAYLGQLFKKQMGMSFLDYVHRTRVEEGRKLLRREDMKIADVARAVGYTDPEQFASKFKQLIKMTPSQYRNSQF, from the coding sequence ATGTATACCGTTCTGCTTGTAGACGATGAACCACTTGTTTTGGAAGGTTTGAGGTTCATGATTAATTGGGAAAGTTATGGTTTTAGAGTCTGCGGTGAAGCAAGTGATGGAGAAGAAGCACTGGAACGAATTCAGGAACTTAACCCTGATCTGGTCGTTACTGATATTAGCATGCCGATTATGGATGGATTACAGTTAATCGAGTACTCTAAACAGGTGCTGAACACGAAGGGCCATTTTTTCATTCTAAGTGGGTATGACGATTTTACTTTCGCTCGTAAGGCACTCACTTATGGAGTGTTTAATTACTGGTTGAAGCCGATCGATGTTGAGGAAATTCATACATCACTACTGAAACTCCATATTGAATGGTCGCACCGCGACTACGGTGAAATAGTAAGCTCGCAGTCTACCAACTCTAATTTGGGAGCGGTTTGGAATATCCCTGAAGTAGTTGATCCATTATTTGAAGCTGAGGATCGATTGTTACTTGCTATTATCAATGGAAATGGGGCTGCAATTGATGAAGCGGCACAATTACTGTGTCGTCAACTAGAGCTTTCGTTTGCTGACGATAACAAGGGAAGTAAGGTTTTTTTGTCCAATGTGCTGTTGGAATTATCATGGAAAGTATTAGAAGGACAACGAACATTCCCAGATGAAGAGGGTAAACGAGGTCTTCCACTTCCAATGCTACCAAATAGTTTGGACCGTTGGCTAGACGTATTGACAACTTTTGCTCACAAAGTAGCGGAACAGTTAGCGTGGCAGAGGTCCGTGAACGGTACTGCATGGGAAGCAGCCCGCTTAATCCGTGAACGATACCACGAGCCTCTACAACTTCAGACCATCGCAAGAATACTTCATTTTCAACCTGCCTATTTGGGGCAATTGTTCAAAAAGCAGATGGGCATGTCTTTCCTTGACTACGTTCATCGCACACGAGTTGAGGAAGGTCGAAAGCTTCTTCGACGAGAGGATATGAAAATAGCTGACGTTGCACGGGCAGTTGGTTACACAGATCCGGAACAATTTGCTTCTAAATTTAAACAATTAATAAAGATGACTCCCTCTCAATACAGAAATAGCCAATTTTAA